The following are encoded together in the Humulus lupulus chromosome 5, drHumLupu1.1, whole genome shotgun sequence genome:
- the LOC133834376 gene encoding protein TRANSPARENT TESTA GLABRA 1 produces the protein MENSTQESHLRPDNSVTYDSPYPMYAMALSSTQTRNRHHRIAVGSFIEEFSNRVDLLSFDPETLTLNSQPSLSFDHPYPPTKLMFHPSTLQKSSDVLASSGDYLRLWEVRDNSIEPISVLNNSKTSEFCAPLTSFDWNEIEPRRIGTSSIDTTCTIWDIDKGVVETQLIAHDKEVYDIAWGEARVFASVSADGSVRIFDLRDKEHSTIIYESPQPDTPLLRLAWNKQDLRYMATILMDSNKVVILDIRSPSIPVAELERHRAGVNAIAWAPQSYRHICSAGDDSQALIWELPTVAGPNGIDPISMFSAGSEINQLQWSAAQPDWIAIAFSNKMQLLKV, from the coding sequence ATGGAGAACTCGACGCAAGAATCCCATCTCCGCCCTGACAATTCGGTAACCTATGACTCCCCTTACCCTATGTACGCCATGGCTCTTTCCTCGACCCAAACCCGAAACCGACACCACCGAATCGCCGTCGGAAGCTTCATTGAAGAATTCTCCAACCGGGTCGATCTTCTCTCATTCGACCCGGAAACCCTAACCCTAAATTCGCAGCCTTCGCTCTCCTTTGATCACCCTTACCCGCCCACGAAGCTCATGTTCCACCCTTCCACGCTCCAGAAGTCATCCGACGTTCTGGCCTCCTCCGGCGACTATCTCCGCCTCTGGGAGGTTCGTGATAACTCGATCGAACCCATCTCGGTCCTCAACAACAGCAAGACCAGCGAGTTCTGTGCTCCCCTGACGTCGTTCGACTGGAACGAGATCGAGCCGAGGAGAATCGGGACATCTAGCATCGACACTACATGTACCATTTGGGATATCGACAAAGGCGTCGTTGAAACGCAGCTGATTGCTCACGATAAAGAGGTCTACGATATCGCTTGGGGTGAGGCAAGGGTCTTTGCTTCGGTTTCGGCTGATGGGTCAGTCAGAATTTTCGATTTGAGGGACAAAGAACACTCCACCATCATTTATGAGAGTCCTCAGCCTGATACCCCTTTGCTTAGATTGGCTTGGAATAAGCAGGATTTGAGGTATATGGCAACAATTTTGATGGATAgtaataaagttgttattttggACATAAGGTCGCCTAGTATACCGGTGGCTGAGCTAGAGAGACACCGTGCCGGAGTTAATGCCATTGCTTGGGCTCCTCAGAGTTATAGACATATCTGCTCAGCCGGGGATGATAGTCAGGCCCTCATTTGGGAGTTACCCACTGTGGCTGGACCCAATGGCATCGACCCCATTTCTATGTTCTCTGCTGGCTCTGAAATCAACCAGTTGCAGTGGTCTGCTGCTCAGCCTGACTGGATTGCCATCGCGTTTTCTAACAAAATGCAGCTTTTGAAAGTTTGA
- the LOC133834375 gene encoding uncharacterized protein LOC133834375: MSVEPFNRLVKLAARAFYDDITTKGDNQPKNGRSDNRGIAVVVLDALTRRQWVREEDLAKDLKLHSKQLRRTLRFFEEEKLVTRDHRRETAKGAKIFSAAVAATVDGHTKEGDEKIKMHTHSYCCLDYAQIYDVVRYRLHRMKKKLKDELEDKNTVQEYICPNCNRRYTALDALRLISMMDEYFHCEICDGELVAESDKLVAQEGGDGDDNARRRRREKLKDMLQKMEVQLKPLMEQLARVKDLPVPEFGTLLAWELRASAAARANGDANGNDPSKSSQSGYGGTPMPFFGETKVEVAFSGPEGNGEGIKSEADNTSLKVLPPWMIKQGMNLTKEQRGGEVKQETKMDGGFSTAETSDDKKSIIENDDKKIFQDEYVKAYYAALLEKQKELEAATKLQEELSNAQMLNGESSTSTSRQVGMKSKRAKDEGEEVEWEEAPVAGNTNENYKVDLNVEADATADNEEEEDDDVDWEEG, encoded by the exons ATGAGCGTTGAACCTTTCAACag GTTAGTGAAGCTTGCGGCTAGAGCTTTCTACGATGATATAACTACAAAAGGGGATAATCAACCCAAAAATGGTCGGAGCGACAATAGGGGAATTGCCGTGGTGGTACTCGATGCCCTGACAAG ACGACAATGGGTCCGAGAAGAAGATTTGGCGAAGGACTTAAAGCTGCACTCAAAGCAGCTTCGAAGAACTTTGCGGTTTTTCGAAGAAGAAAAATTGGTTACCCGAGATCATAGAAGAGAG ACAGCTAAGGGGGCAAAGATTTTTAGTGCTGCAGTAGCTGCTACTGTGGATGGACATACAAAGGAGGGGGATGAGAAGATTAAGATGCACACTCATTCTTACTGTTGTCTAGACTATGCACAG ATATATGATGTGGTTAGGTACAGACTGCATCGTATGAAGAAAAAACTGAAAGATGAATTGGAAGACAAGAACACAGTTCAGGAATATATATGCCCCAATTGCAATAGAAg GTATACTGCATTGGATGCCTTGCGATTAATTTCTATGATGGATGAATATTTTCACTGTGAAATTTGTGATGGGGAGCTTGTGGCTGAGAGTGATAAGCTTGTTGCTCAAGAAGGAGGAGATGGAGATGATAATGCAAGGAGGCGAAGGCGTGAAAAGTTAAAGGACATGCTCCAAAAGATGGAg GTACAACTTAAACCATTAATGGAGCAACTTGCAAGAGTAAAAGACTTGCCTGTTCCTGAGTTTGGAACTCTCCTAGCGTGGGAATTAAGAGCAAGTGCTGCTGCACGTGCAAATGGTGATGCCAATGGTAATGATCCTTCCAAATCATCCCAGTCTGGTTATGGGGGAACACCAATGCCCTTTTTTGGAGAAACCAag GTGGAAGTTGCATTTTCTGGACCTGAGGGCAATGGAGAGGGTATAAAATCTGAAGCTGATAATACAAGTCTTAAAGTTTTGCCGCCTTGGATGATCAAGCAAGGGATGAATCTCACAAAAGAACAACGTGGAGGGGAGGTCAAGCAAGAGACAAAGATGGATGGCGGCTTTTCAACTGCAGAGACCTCAGATGACAAAAAGTCGATTATTGAAAATGATGATAAGAAAATTTTTCAG GATGAATATGTTAAAGCTTATTATGCTGCTCTACTAGAAAAGCAGAAAGAACTAGAAGCAGCCACAAAACTACAAGAGGAATTGTCAAACGCTCAAATGCTCAATGGAGAATCCAGTACATCTACCAGTCGTCAGGTAGGAATGAAGTCGAAACGGGCCAAAGATGAAGGTGAGGAAGTTGAATGGGAAGAGGCCCCAGTTGCAG GAAATACAAACGAAAATTACAAGGTAGATTTGAATGTTGAAGCTGATGCTACGGCAGATAATGAAGAAGAGGAGGACGACGATGTGGACTGGGAGGAAGGTTGA
- the LOC133778825 gene encoding brassinosteroid-responsive RING protein 1-like: MGFTCLIDLHMITSQDKNFSVVSYLKHIFIAILSHLLIIDHPQPSDGEYDREEYSSPPPPPPPPSMALFPDLFLAESIKRQLPAMPYRRFLQLTQQKHDHEEDEDECTICMDTIEFDDEIRAPMNCCHVFHKKCLDGWVDQGQPSCPLCRSKLVSTSSSSPKDHRDPWRSERMVYLFGEDDYF, translated from the coding sequence ATGGGTTTCACTTGTTTGATAGATCTCCATATGATCACTTCTCAAGATAAAAACTTTTCTGTAGTTTCATATCTAAAACACATTTTCATAGCCATACTTTCTCATCTTCTCATCATCGATCATCCTCAGCCGTCCGATGGTGAATATGATCGTGAAGAATACAGttctccaccaccaccaccaccaccaccatcaatGGCGTTATTTCCAGACTTGTTTTTGGCTGAGTCCATCAAAAGACAGCTTCCGGCGATGCCCTACAGAAGATTTCTTCAACTTACTCAACAGAAACACGATCacgaagaagatgaagatgagtgTACCATATGCATGGACACCATAGAGTTCGACGATGAAATCAGAGCGCCAATGAATTGTTGCCACGTGTTTCACAAAAAGTGCCTTGATGGATGGGTTGACCAGGGTCAACCCAGTTGCCCTCTGTGCAGATCAAAGTTGGTGTCCACgtcatcatcatcaccaaaagATCATCGAGATCCATGGAGGTCTGAGAGAATGGTTTACCTTTTTGGGGAAGACGATTATTTTTAG